In uncultured Bacteroides sp., one genomic interval encodes:
- a CDS encoding ABC-F family ATP-binding cassette domain-containing protein, with product MASYMQVDGLTKSFGDLVLFNEISFGIAEGQRIGLIAKNGSGKTTLLNIIAGKEGYDAGNIVFRRDLRIAYLEQDPQYPEDLTVLEACFHSNNETVQLIKEYEACMETKGNPGLQELLIRMDHEKAWDYERKAKQILSQLKIRNFDQLVKHLSGGQLKRVALANTLITEPDLLILDEPTNHLDLDMTEWLEEYLRRTNVSLLMVTHDRYFLDRVCSEIIEIDNKQVYQYKGNYSYYLEKRQERIDSTNVEIERANNLYRTELDWMRRMPQARAHKAKYRQDAFYEIEKVAKQRFNNDNVKLDVKASYIGSKIFEADHLYKSFGDLKILDDFSYIFARYEKMGIVGNNGTGKSTFIKILMGQAQPDKGTIDIGETVRFGYYSQDGLQFDDQMKVIDVVQEIAEVIELGDGKKLTASQFLQHFLFTPETQHSYVYKLSGGERRRLYLCTVLMRNPNFLVLDEPTNDLDIITLNVLEDYLVNFKGCVIVVSHDRYFMDKVVDHLLVFNGQGDIRDFPGNYSDYRDWNEAKKQKEKEAEKPKEDKTARVRTNDKRKMSYKEKMEYAQIEKELEDLEQEKADLEADLCSGSLSAALLTEKSKRIAELIDLIDEKTMRWLELSEIEE from the coding sequence ATGGCGAGTTATATGCAGGTTGATGGGTTAACCAAATCGTTTGGTGACCTTGTTCTATTTAATGAAATTTCATTTGGTATTGCAGAAGGACAGAGGATTGGTCTTATAGCTAAAAATGGTAGCGGAAAGACAACCTTATTAAATATTATTGCAGGAAAAGAAGGATACGATGCCGGGAATATTGTCTTCAGACGAGATCTACGCATAGCTTATCTGGAACAAGACCCTCAGTATCCCGAAGACTTAACGGTACTGGAAGCTTGTTTTCATTCAAATAATGAAACTGTGCAGCTGATTAAAGAGTATGAAGCTTGTATGGAAACAAAAGGTAATCCCGGATTACAGGAATTATTAATCCGAATGGATCATGAAAAAGCATGGGATTATGAACGTAAAGCAAAACAAATTCTTTCGCAGTTAAAGATTCGTAACTTCGATCAACTGGTAAAACATCTTTCAGGTGGGCAGTTGAAACGAGTGGCACTCGCAAATACATTGATTACCGAACCGGACTTGTTAATTCTCGATGAGCCTACCAATCATTTGGATCTCGATATGACAGAGTGGTTGGAAGAATATCTCAGACGTACAAATGTTAGTTTGCTGATGGTAACTCACGACCGGTATTTCCTTGATAGAGTTTGCTCTGAGATTATTGAGATTGATAACAAGCAGGTTTATCAATATAAAGGGAATTATAGTTACTATCTGGAGAAAAGACAAGAACGGATTGATTCAACGAATGTAGAAATTGAACGTGCGAATAATCTTTATCGCACAGAACTTGACTGGATGCGCCGTATGCCACAAGCACGAGCACATAAAGCAAAATACAGACAGGATGCGTTTTATGAAATAGAGAAAGTTGCTAAGCAGCGTTTCAATAACGATAATGTAAAGCTCGACGTAAAAGCTAGTTATATTGGTTCTAAAATATTTGAGGCCGATCATCTTTATAAAAGTTTTGGAGACCTGAAGATATTGGATGATTTCTCTTATATCTTTGCTCGATATGAAAAGATGGGCATTGTTGGTAATAACGGAACCGGAAAGTCTACCTTTATTAAAATATTAATGGGACAAGCACAACCGGATAAAGGAACTATTGATATTGGAGAGACAGTACGCTTTGGTTACTATTCACAGGATGGGTTGCAGTTCGACGATCAGATGAAGGTGATTGATGTGGTGCAAGAAATAGCTGAAGTAATTGAATTAGGCGATGGCAAAAAGCTTACTGCATCTCAGTTTCTGCAACATTTCCTTTTCACCCCCGAGACTCAGCATAGCTATGTTTATAAATTAAGCGGAGGGGAGAGAAGAAGGCTTTATCTTTGTACGGTATTAATGCGAAATCCTAATTTCCTTGTACTCGATGAGCCTACAAATGATCTTGATATTATTACGCTCAATGTCCTTGAAGATTATCTGGTTAATTTTAAAGGATGTGTGATTGTGGTTTCTCACGACCGCTACTTTATGGATAAAGTTGTTGATCACTTGCTGGTGTTCAACGGTCAGGGAGATATTAGGGATTTCCCAGGTAATTATTCCGATTACCGCGATTGGAATGAGGCTAAGAAACAAAAAGAAAAAGAAGCCGAAAAGCCTAAAGAAGATAAAACTGCAAGAGTTCGTACTAACGATAAACGCAAGATGTCTTACAAAGAAAAGATGGAATATGCTCAGATTGAGAAGGAACTGGAAGATCTGGAACAGGAAAAAGCAGATTTGGAAGCCGATCTTTGCAGTGGTTCTTTATCAGCAGCTTTGTTGACTGAGAAATCGAAAAGAATTGCAGAACTTATTGATCTTATTGATGAAAAGACAATGAGATGGCTTGAACTAAGCGAAATAGAAGAATAA
- a CDS encoding DUF3805 domain-containing protein codes for MIEKGKKFISPGAWFSLIYPSSWNEFEDAEDSFLFYNPNKWTGNFRISAYRDDRNNGYGKESVDYELKQNENSSLVKLGELVCAYSKEMFQEEGSYYVTHVWIIGIGNVAFECTFTVPRGNDITEAEEIISSLKAYPKGKQINEIIPIRVLEINVVNEAFDWASSTIKKQIKKDFTSLEEDIAKIQQIVDSSSFKPQQREVWESFGIAFGTVIENQIDGMEWVTVINGNKEIPGLRFNESKLIIYPSEIIWDLVHSGQPCDLNAIFQDVKLKVENELN; via the coding sequence ATGATCGAAAAAGGAAAAAAGTTTATTTCTCCCGGAGCTTGGTTCTCTTTAATTTACCCTTCATCCTGGAACGAATTCGAGGATGCAGAAGATAGTTTCCTATTTTACAATCCAAATAAATGGACTGGTAATTTTAGAATTTCAGCATACCGTGACGATAGAAATAATGGGTATGGAAAAGAATCGGTAGATTATGAACTGAAGCAGAATGAAAATTCTTCGCTGGTTAAACTTGGTGAGCTGGTTTGTGCTTATAGCAAAGAAATGTTTCAGGAAGAAGGATCCTATTATGTAACTCATGTCTGGATAATCGGAATAGGTAATGTGGCATTCGAATGTACATTTACTGTTCCCCGCGGAAATGATATTACCGAAGCTGAAGAAATAATATCTTCCTTGAAAGCTTATCCGAAAGGCAAACAAATAAATGAAATTATACCAATACGAGTATTGGAAATTAATGTTGTAAATGAGGCTTTCGATTGGGCTTCAAGTACAATTAAAAAACAAATTAAGAAGGATTTTACTTCATTGGAAGAGGATATTGCTAAGATTCAACAAATTGTTGATAGTAGCAGCTTTAAACCTCAGCAAAGAGAAGTGTGGGAATCTTTTGGAATTGCTTTTGGTACAGTTATTGAAAACCAGATTGATGGTATGGAATGGGTTACGGTAATTAACGGTAATAAGGAAATTCCGGGATTACGTTTTAATGAAAGTAAACTGATTATATATCCTTCAGAGATAATCTGGGACTTAGTCCATTCTGGTCAACCATGTGATTTGAATGCTATTTTTCAAGATGTTAAGTTGAAAGTGGAAAATGAATTGAATTAA
- a CDS encoding fucose isomerase: protein MTVHLITFASALQNQMSIYKMHEVLLSELEKFYIIKIIDYKDLYTLTEDDFKIVFIATGGIEKFVIQCFEFLPQPMILLTDGVQNSFSASLEISYWMQCKGLKSEILHGDIRNTVERIHIHYNNFESQKALKGKRIGVIGTPSSWLIASGVDYLLSKQRWGVEYINIPIENVTKRYALIGEDEVGEQAAHIAGKALACREADPEDMINAMRIYKAIKEICEKEKLNAITLNCYKIITLLGTTGCLAMSLLNDEGILAGCEGDLQSIFTLMAIKAVTGRSAFMANPIRIDIKSNEIVMAHCTVSTKLTDRYIIRNHFESSKGVSIQGILPTGDVTIVKCGGECLDEYYVASGSLIENTNYLNVCRTQIRIRLDSPVDYFLRNPIGNHHMIVIGNYEKKLDAFFASNNCKRAE from the coding sequence ATTACAGTCCACCTCATAACATTCGCTTCGGCTCTGCAAAACCAGATGTCCATCTATAAGATGCACGAAGTTCTTCTCAGTGAACTTGAGAAATTCTATATCATAAAAATCATTGATTATAAAGACTTGTATACCCTTACCGAAGATGATTTCAAAATTGTTTTCATAGCTACAGGAGGGATAGAAAAGTTCGTTATCCAATGCTTTGAATTCCTGCCTCAGCCCATGATTTTACTTACTGATGGTGTGCAGAATTCCTTTTCTGCCTCATTGGAAATTTCATATTGGATGCAATGTAAAGGACTAAAATCTGAAATACTTCATGGAGATATACGAAATACAGTTGAAAGGATTCATATTCATTACAACAATTTCGAATCTCAAAAAGCTCTTAAAGGCAAAAGAATTGGAGTTATTGGAACTCCTTCTTCATGGCTAATTGCAAGCGGAGTAGATTATTTGCTTTCCAAGCAACGCTGGGGAGTAGAGTATATTAACATCCCTATTGAGAATGTTACAAAGAGATATGCACTTATCGGTGAAGATGAGGTTGGGGAACAAGCTGCACATATTGCCGGAAAAGCTTTAGCCTGCAGAGAGGCCGACCCGGAAGATATGATAAATGCAATGCGCATTTATAAAGCTATAAAAGAGATTTGTGAAAAAGAAAAGTTGAATGCTATTACATTAAACTGCTATAAAATAATAACACTTTTAGGAACTACTGGGTGTTTGGCTATGTCATTGCTTAATGATGAAGGAATACTTGCCGGATGCGAAGGCGACTTGCAATCTATCTTTACTCTCATGGCTATAAAAGCTGTAACTGGTCGCTCGGCATTTATGGCAAACCCTATCAGGATTGATATTAAAAGCAACGAAATAGTAATGGCGCATTGCACTGTTAGCACAAAACTTACGGATAGATACATTATCCGAAATCATTTTGAAAGTAGCAAAGGAGTATCTATTCAGGGAATTCTACCAACAGGAGATGTTACAATAGTAAAATGTGGCGGGGAATGTCTGGACGAATATTATGTTGCTTCGGGAAGTTTAATTGAGAATACTAATTATCTGAATGTTTGCCGAACACAAATCCGAATCAGACTGGATAGTCCGGTAGATTATTTCCTCCGCAACCCGATAGGAAATCATCATATGATTGTTATTGGTAATTATGAAAAGAAATTGGATGCATTTTTTGCTTCCAACAATTGTAAAAGAGCAGAATAG
- a CDS encoding histidinol-phosphatase, producing MNLTNYHSHTSFCDGRAPMKEFVVEAVRQGFTSYGISSHAPLPFPTRWTMEKEDVTPYLDEFYALKKEFQDKIELYIGLEIDYLDEESNPSIDYFRNLPLDYRIGSVHLLADDQGEVVDIDCSKENFKEKLEKHFHNDVKSTSLAYFSKLMSMVELGGFDIVGHADKIAYNVSYCQPGVTEEEWYKNALKDLFAFIYEKGYIMEINTKAYHKLGVFYPDETTFSLIRDMRIPLVVNSDSHYPELVNHGRREALQALKTVGINSVMELVSGKWQEKPISI from the coding sequence ATGAATCTGACAAATTATCATAGTCATACATCTTTCTGCGATGGACGTGCTCCTATGAAAGAATTTGTAGTTGAAGCTGTGCGCCAGGGATTTACTTCGTATGGCATTTCCTCTCATGCTCCGCTTCCTTTTCCTACCCGATGGACTATGGAAAAGGAAGATGTAACGCCTTATCTGGATGAGTTTTATGCTTTGAAGAAAGAATTCCAGGATAAAATAGAGCTATATATTGGATTGGAGATAGATTATTTAGATGAGGAAAGTAACCCTTCAATAGATTATTTTCGTAACCTCCCTCTGGATTATCGTATTGGCTCTGTTCATCTTCTGGCAGACGATCAGGGAGAAGTTGTAGACATAGACTGCAGTAAAGAGAACTTTAAAGAAAAGCTGGAGAAGCATTTTCATAATGATGTAAAGTCTACTTCTCTTGCTTATTTCAGTAAATTAATGTCTATGGTAGAGCTTGGAGGTTTCGACATTGTGGGGCATGCTGATAAAATTGCATATAATGTCTCTTATTGTCAGCCTGGTGTTACAGAAGAAGAATGGTATAAGAATGCATTAAAAGATTTGTTCGCGTTTATTTATGAAAAGGGATATATAATGGAGATAAATACTAAGGCCTATCATAAACTTGGTGTCTTTTATCCCGATGAAACAACTTTTTCTCTTATCAGAGATATGCGTATTCCTTTAGTGGTAAATTCAGATTCTCATTATCCGGAACTGGTAAATCATGGTAGGAGAGAAGCCCTTCAGGCATTAAAGACTGTTGGAATAAATAGCGTAATGGAGCTTGTTTCTGGTAAATGGCAGGAAAAACCTATTTCGATTTAA
- a CDS encoding pyridoxal phosphate-dependent aminotransferase, with the protein MPTISIRGTEMPASPIRKLAPLAEAAKQRGTHVYHLNIGQPDLPTPKAALEAIRNIDRKILEYSPSDGYKSYREKLTHYYAKYNINLTADDIIITTGGSEAVLFAFMSCLNPGDEIIVPEPAYANYMAFAISAGAVIRTVATTIEEGFSLPKVEKFEELINERTKGILICNPNNPTGYLYTRKEMNQIRDMVKKYDLFLFSDEVYREFIYTGSPYISACHLEGIENNVVLIDSVSKRYSECGIRIGALITKNKEVRNAVMKFCQARLSPPLIGQIAAEASLDAPEEYSRETYDEYVERRKCLIDGLNKIPGVYSPIPMGAFYTVAKLPVDDSDKFCAWCLSDFEYEGETVFMAPASGFYTTPGAGYNEVRIAYVLKKKDLTRALFILSKALEAYPGRVD; encoded by the coding sequence ATGCCAACTATATCCATTCGTGGAACAGAAATGCCCGCTTCACCAATTAGGAAACTTGCTCCGTTAGCTGAAGCTGCCAAACAAAGAGGAACTCATGTGTATCATCTGAATATTGGTCAGCCAGACCTTCCTACTCCTAAGGCCGCACTTGAAGCCATTCGTAATATAGACCGTAAAATTCTTGAATATAGTCCTAGTGACGGTTACAAAAGTTATCGGGAAAAGCTTACCCATTATTATGCGAAATATAATATTAATCTCACTGCAGATGATATTATCATTACTACCGGTGGATCGGAAGCTGTGCTTTTTGCCTTCATGTCATGCTTGAATCCGGGTGATGAAATCATTGTTCCTGAACCGGCTTATGCCAACTATATGGCATTTGCTATCTCGGCCGGAGCTGTGATTCGTACTGTGGCAACTACTATAGAAGAAGGATTCTCTCTTCCAAAGGTGGAGAAATTTGAAGAACTGATTAACGAGCGTACAAAAGGTATTTTGATTTGTAATCCTAATAACCCTACCGGCTATTTATATACTCGCAAAGAGATGAATCAAATCAGGGATATGGTTAAGAAGTACGACTTGTTCCTATTCTCTGATGAAGTATATCGTGAATTCATTTATACCGGTTCGCCTTATATATCAGCATGTCATTTGGAAGGTATCGAGAATAATGTTGTTTTGATTGACTCTGTTTCTAAAAGATATTCAGAATGCGGTATCCGTATCGGCGCATTAATTACAAAGAACAAAGAAGTTCGTAACGCAGTTATGAAGTTCTGCCAGGCACGTCTTAGTCCTCCATTGATTGGACAAATTGCAGCTGAGGCTTCTTTAGATGCTCCCGAAGAATATTCAAGAGAAACGTATGACGAATATGTAGAGCGCCGTAAGTGCCTGATTGATGGCTTGAATAAAATACCGGGAGTTTATTCTCCGATACCAATGGGAGCTTTCTATACAGTGGCAAAGTTACCAGTTGACGATTCTGATAAATTCTGCGCATGGTGTCTTTCTGATTTTGAATACGAAGGCGAAACCGTGTTTATGGCTCCGGCTTCAGGTTTTTATACTACTCCGGGTGCCGGATACAATGAAGTTCGTATTGCTTATGTGTTAAAGAAAAAGGATCTGACTAGAGCACTCTTTATTTTAAGTAAAGCATTGGAAGCCTATCCGGGGAGAGTTGATTGA